A stretch of the Gracilinanus agilis isolate LMUSP501 chromosome 4, AgileGrace, whole genome shotgun sequence genome encodes the following:
- the FKBP10 gene encoding peptidyl-prolyl cis-trans isomerase FKBP10: MSPWGSLSRTLPLFPILLLLLLQASGRALSRASPGGGPLEDVVIERYHVPRACPREVQMGDFIRYHYNGTFEDGKKFDSSYDRGATVAGVVGVGRLITGMDRGLMGMCVNERRRLIVPPHLGYGSIGVAGLIPPDTTLYFDVVLLDVWNKEDSVQVNTLLRPLFCPRMVQDSDFVRYHYNGTLLDGTAFDSSYSRSSTYDTYVGSGWLIKGMDQGLLGMCPGEKRKIIIPPFLAYGEKGYGTVIPPQASLVFHVLLIDVHNPKDSVQLETLLLPPGCGRKAVAGDFMRYHYNGSLMDGTIFDSSYSRNHTYNTYIGQGYIIPGMDQGLQGVCIGELRRITIPPHLAYGENGAGDKIPGSAVLIFDVHVIDFHNPSDTVESQTLSRPIEGCNETTKLGDFVRYHYNCSLLDGTKLFSSHDYGEPQEATLGASKVIEGLNTGLQGMCVGEKRQLIIPPHLGHGENGARGVPGSAVLRFEVELVSREDGLPEGYLFVWHGDPPTNLYENMDLNKDGEIPPEEFSTFIKSQVAEGKGKLMPGQDPEKTIGDMFQNQDRNQDGKITMEELKLKSDEDQERVHEEL; this comes from the exons GAAGATGTGGTCATTGAGAGATATCACGTCCCCCGAGCCTGTCCTCGAGAGGTGCAGATGGGGGACTTCATCCGCTACCACTACAATGGCACCTTTGAGGATGGCAAGAAGTTTGATTCCAG CTATGATCGTGGAGCGACAGTGGCAGGTGTGGTAGGTGTGGGTCGACTCATCACTGGCATGGACCGAGGGCTCATGGGCATGTGTGTCAATGAACGAAGACGTCTCATCGTGCCTCCCCACCTTGGCTATGGAAGCATCGGGGTTG CGGGGCTGATCCCTCCTGACACCACACTATACTTTGACGTTGTCTTGTTGGATGTGTGGAACAAGGAAGATTCGGTGCAAGTGAACACTCTGCTTCGGCCACTATTTTGTCCCCGCATGGTCCAAGACAGTGACTTTGTCCGCTATCACTACAATGGCACGCTGTTGGACGGAACAGCTTTTGACTCCAG CTACAGCAGGAGTAGCACTTATGACACCTATGTGGGCTCAGGATGGCTTATCAAGGGCATGGACCAGGGCCTGCTGGGGATGTGTcctggagagaaaaggaagattatCATTCCTCCCTTCCTGGCATATGGAGAGAAAGGTTATG GAACTGTGATCCCCCCTCAGGCTTCCCTCGTTTTCCATGTCCTTCTCATCGATGTCCACAATCCCAAAGACAGTGTCCAGCTAGAGACTTTGCTGCTGCCTCCAGGCTGCGGGCGGAAAGCCGTGGCAGGCGATTTCATGCGATACCATTATAATGGCTCCCTCATGGATGGCACCATTTTTGACTCCAG CTACTCCAGAAACCACACATACAATACTTACATAGGGCAGGGTTACATCATCCCAGGCATGGACCAGGGTCTGCAGGGAGTGTGCATCGGAGAGCTCCGGCGCATCACCATCCCTCCACACCTTGCCTATGGAGAGAATGGAGCGG GAGACAAGATCCCGGGCTCTGCCGTGCTGATCTTTGACGTCCACGTCATCGACTTCCACAACCCATCGGACACGGTGGAGAGCCAGACCCTCTCCAGGCCCATCGAAGGCTGCAACGAGACCACCAAGCTGGGGGACTTCGTGCGCTATCACTACAACTGCTCTTTGCTGGATGGCACCAAGCTCTTCTCCTC CCATGATTACGGAGAGCCCCAGGAAGCCACTTTGGGGGCCAGCAAGGTGATTGAAGGACTGAACACTGGCCTTCAGGGCATGTGTGTGGGAGAAAAGCGACAGCTAATCATTCCTCCCCATCTGGGACATGGAGAGAATGGAG CCCGAGGTGTTCCAGGTAGTGCTGTGCTACGATTTGAAGTAGAGCTGGTGTCCCGAGAAGATGGGCTGCCTGAGGGTTACTTGTTTGTGTGGCATGGGGATCCCCCCACTAACCTTTATGAAAACATGGACCTCAACAAGGATGGAGAGATCCCACCTGAGGAG TTCTCCACCTTTATCAAGTCCCAGGTAGCAGAAGGCAAAGGGAAACTCATGCCTGGGCAGGACCCCGAGAAAACCATTGGTGACATGTTCCAGAATCAGGATCGAAACCAAGATGGCAAGATCACTATGGAGGAGCTCAAATTGAAGTCTGATGAAGACCAAGAGAGAGTTCATGAAGAGCTCTGA